The Thiosulfativibrio zosterae genome has a window encoding:
- a CDS encoding ABC transporter permease — MDFTLDTYSLIIVTIIGAATPLLLAALGELINEKAGVLNLGLEGMMIVGAVVAFFTVTSTGSAILGVLAAILSGMAMALVFSFLTLSLQSNQVATGLALTIFGIGLSSLIGKSLVGIAYEGLPKLDIPYLTDLPFIGNVLFSHDILVYFSIFMVFATTYFLNKTKSGLVLRAVGESHDAAHSIGYPVIKIRYMAALYGGAMSGLAGAYLSLSYSPMWADNMTAGRGWIALALVVFAMWMPSRVLMGAYMFGGITILQLHGQGLGLDVPSEFLSMLPYLATIVVLVLISRQAQNNFAPACLGKPFYSSH; from the coding sequence ATGGACTTTACCCTAGACACCTATTCACTCATCATCGTCACCATCATCGGTGCTGCCACGCCTTTATTATTAGCCGCACTCGGTGAGCTGATTAACGAAAAAGCTGGTGTGCTTAATTTAGGATTAGAAGGCATGATGATTGTCGGCGCAGTGGTCGCCTTTTTTACGGTCACCAGCACAGGCAGTGCAATCCTTGGCGTTTTAGCGGCCATTTTATCGGGCATGGCGATGGCTTTGGTATTTAGCTTTTTAACCCTGTCGTTGCAATCCAATCAAGTTGCAACCGGTCTGGCACTTACCATTTTTGGCATTGGCTTAAGCTCGTTGATTGGTAAAAGCCTAGTCGGCATTGCCTATGAAGGCTTACCCAAACTGGACATCCCTTATTTGACCGATTTACCCTTTATTGGCAATGTGTTATTCAGCCATGATATTTTGGTGTATTTCTCTATTTTCATGGTGTTTGCCACCACTTATTTCCTCAACAAAACCAAGTCAGGCTTGGTGTTAAGAGCCGTTGGCGAATCGCATGATGCCGCCCATTCCATTGGCTACCCAGTGATTAAAATTCGCTATATGGCCGCACTCTATGGTGGCGCTATGAGTGGTTTAGCGGGTGCTTATTTATCACTTTCCTACTCGCCCATGTGGGCCGACAATATGACCGCAGGTCGTGGTTGGATTGCTTTGGCGCTGGTGGTATTTGCGATGTGGATGCCATCTCGCGTATTGATGGGTGCCTACATGTTCGGTGGCATTACCATCTTGCAACTGCACGGACAAGGACTGGGCTTGGATGTCCCTTCCGAATTCTTATCCATGCTGCCCTATTTAGCCACCATCGTGGTGCTGGTACTTATCTCAAGACAAGCCCAAAACAACTTTGCACCCGCCTGTTTGGGCAAACCGTTTTATTCTAGTCACTGA
- a CDS encoding ABC transporter permease codes for MALFPTAWTTPRAPLDNGSRRLLTFTSFLIPLLLWSLVSYVPFIWHPQMQITQPGDVSYFREGTLVDKEVFYRELAKLESQAQEKTVNLPQGNPANPVYLPAPHEVAMALYTAFTTEPKRSNEPWFHESLGHSIQIIAWGFFWSMVFGLPLGIMAGTYESASKIVEPFTEFFRYLPAPAFGALAVAILGIYDAPKIAIIFIGTFFQMVLITANTTRKFNLAIIEAAQTLGCKGFSLIRRVILPGVLPDLYRDMRILLGWAWTYLIVSELIGASSGITWFITQQARYKNFDNVFAAILIIGIIGIVTDIILAKLGKRLFPWNNGH; via the coding sequence ATGGCTCTTTTCCCCACCGCTTGGACAACCCCTAGAGCACCATTGGACAATGGTTCGCGCCGCCTGCTGACTTTTACCAGTTTTCTGATTCCACTGTTGTTATGGAGTTTAGTCAGCTATGTGCCTTTTATTTGGCATCCACAAATGCAAATTACCCAACCCGGTGATGTGAGTTACTTTCGAGAGGGAACTTTGGTTGATAAAGAAGTGTTTTATCGAGAACTGGCCAAGTTAGAATCCCAAGCACAAGAAAAGACAGTGAATCTTCCACAAGGCAATCCCGCCAACCCTGTTTACCTGCCTGCACCCCACGAAGTGGCGATGGCACTTTACACCGCTTTTACCACCGAACCTAAACGCTCCAACGAACCTTGGTTTCATGAAAGTTTAGGGCATTCTATTCAAATCATTGCTTGGGGATTTTTCTGGTCAATGGTGTTTGGATTGCCTCTGGGGATTATGGCAGGCACCTATGAGTCGGCTTCCAAAATTGTTGAACCCTTTACCGAGTTCTTCCGCTATTTACCCGCCCCTGCCTTTGGGGCTTTAGCCGTTGCCATTTTGGGGATTTATGACGCCCCCAAAATTGCCATTATTTTTATCGGTACTTTTTTTCAAATGGTGCTCATTACCGCCAACACCACGCGCAAATTTAATCTAGCCATCATAGAAGCTGCCCAAACGCTGGGTTGCAAAGGGTTTTCCTTAATTCGTCGGGTGATTTTACCCGGCGTTTTGCCAGACCTTTATCGCGATATGCGCATCCTACTTGGTTGGGCATGGACCTATTTAATCGTGTCTGAATTGATTGGCGCCAGCTCTGGGATTACTTGGTTTATTACCCAACAAGCGCGCTACAAAAATTTTGACAATGTCTTCGCCGCGATTTTGATTATCGGTATTATCGGTATCGTGACTGACATAATTTTAGCCAAACTTGGCAAGCGACTTTTCCCTTGGAATAACGGACACTAA
- a CDS encoding ABC transporter ATP-binding protein — translation MNHQTDTHPLTGLQTPEIADRYQRIFKRPLALKIEGLHKSFEHKGVSHKVLNNIDFTAYKREFICVVGPSGCGKSTLARLVAGLETQEQGHILVDEKPVTEPGPDRGMVFQSYSLFPWMTVKQNVMFGMTQNGMSKNAAESEAFQWIDLVGLTKFVDAYPHQLSGGMKQRVAIIRALATQPKILLMDEPFAALDPQNRLKMQQYLLEIWQNIDITIFFITHDLDEAIFLADRILVLEANPGRVHEVINVPLARPRPKDVQDSEAFKATKTYIEALVHPPTPEETDTEDKLSMVRLVPINAQVPDIF, via the coding sequence ATGAATCACCAAACAGACACTCATCCGTTAACTGGCTTACAAACCCCTGAAATTGCTGATCGTTATCAGCGTATTTTTAAGCGTCCTCTAGCCCTAAAAATTGAAGGTTTGCACAAATCGTTTGAACACAAAGGTGTGTCGCACAAGGTGCTTAATAACATTGATTTTACGGCTTATAAACGCGAATTTATTTGCGTGGTGGGCCCATCTGGTTGCGGTAAATCAACCTTGGCGCGTTTGGTTGCTGGCTTAGAAACTCAAGAGCAAGGCCATATTTTGGTAGATGAGAAACCCGTTACTGAACCCGGCCCAGACCGCGGCATGGTGTTTCAAAGTTATTCGCTTTTTCCGTGGATGACGGTCAAACAAAATGTGATGTTTGGGATGACGCAAAACGGCATGTCGAAAAACGCTGCTGAATCTGAGGCTTTTCAATGGATTGATTTAGTCGGACTGACTAAATTTGTGGATGCTTATCCCCACCAACTTTCAGGCGGCATGAAACAGCGTGTGGCAATTATTCGTGCGCTGGCCACCCAACCGAAGATTTTACTGATGGACGAGCCTTTTGCTGCACTCGACCCGCAAAATCGTTTAAAAATGCAACAGTATTTATTAGAAATTTGGCAAAACATCGACATCACCATTTTTTTCATCACTCACGATTTAGATGAAGCCATTTTTTTAGCCGATCGCATTCTGGTGTTAGAAGCCAATCCTGGGCGCGTGCATGAAGTGATTAATGTGCCTTTAGCGCGCCCTCGCCCCAAGGATGTGCAAGATTCTGAGGCGTTTAAGGCAACCAAAACCTATATAGAAGCCTTGGTGCATCCGCCAACGCCAGAAGAAACCGACACTGAAGATAAACTCAGCATGGTGCGCCTAGTGCCCATCAATGCGCAAGTACCGGATATTTTTTAA
- a CDS encoding CopG family ribbon-helix-helix protein, translated as MTNTHANAQSKGLVRTSASLPAQVLEDLDQLVIDRGFPNRSALLAEMIQKEVSAFRQDYTNEIMAGTLTMVYEHNTPGLQIKLNQLKHLHVAEIISSTQVQLMDQQTLEVILMQGAAQKLNSISHELLANRGVKTGNLYLTNSSLPPIYTPDTASQETK; from the coding sequence ATGACAAACACTCATGCAAATGCTCAATCTAAAGGACTGGTGCGAACCAGTGCCTCTTTGCCAGCGCAGGTGCTTGAAGACCTAGATCAGTTGGTGATTGACCGTGGTTTTCCCAACCGCTCGGCTTTGCTGGCTGAAATGATTCAAAAAGAAGTTTCCGCTTTTAGACAAGACTATACTAATGAGATTATGGCCGGCACCCTAACCATGGTCTATGAGCACAACACCCCTGGTTTGCAAATTAAACTCAATCAACTCAAACACTTGCATGTGGCCGAGATTATCTCATCTACCCAAGTTCAGCTGATGGACCAACAAACCCTAGAGGTGATTTTAATGCAAGGAGCAGCGCAAAAACTCAATAGCATTTCGCATGAATTACTGGCAAACCGTGGCGTTAAAACAGGCAATCTCTACTTAACTAATTCATCCTTACCCCCAATTTATACGCCTGATACTGCTTCACAGGAGACAAAATAA
- a CDS encoding urea amidolyase associated protein UAAP1 — MSDFPKPKPSFIWSEILPGGAHWSGVIRRGTVLRLTDLEGNANVAMLINNLEVKNERYNMPDTLKAQKTAFLTAPNMCFSDMGRVMCSIIADTCGWHDTLGGLSNASLVQKKYGIKTYQQAHNDYFKNAYDSLLNELGKWGLNASDVVPNINWFSKVRIEDSGQMTFVPNHSQAGSTVDLRFEMDCIVCLSTVQHPLDPNIYYAPKPVELSVSKANPVLADDPCRKHRAENERAYYNTKTYYGENPNE, encoded by the coding sequence ATGAGCGATTTTCCAAAACCCAAACCCAGTTTTATCTGGTCTGAAATCCTGCCGGGTGGCGCACACTGGTCGGGTGTGATTCGTCGCGGCACCGTGTTGCGCCTCACCGATTTGGAGGGCAATGCCAATGTAGCTATGTTAATCAACAATCTCGAAGTCAAAAACGAACGCTACAACATGCCCGATACCCTCAAGGCGCAAAAAACCGCTTTTTTAACCGCACCCAATATGTGTTTTAGCGACATGGGGCGTGTGATGTGTTCCATTATTGCCGACACCTGCGGCTGGCACGATACGCTGGGCGGATTATCTAATGCCAGTTTGGTGCAAAAAAAATATGGCATCAAAACCTATCAGCAAGCCCACAACGACTATTTTAAAAATGCTTACGACAGCTTGCTTAACGAACTCGGCAAATGGGGGCTCAACGCCAGCGATGTGGTGCCCAATATCAATTGGTTTAGCAAAGTGCGCATTGAAGACTCAGGGCAAATGACTTTTGTGCCCAATCATTCGCAAGCAGGCAGCACTGTTGATTTGCGCTTTGAAATGGACTGCATTGTCTGCCTGTCTACCGTGCAACACCCGCTTGACCCTAATATTTACTATGCTCCAAAACCAGTAGAGTTAAGTGTGTCTAAAGCAAACCCCGTATTGGCTGATGACCCCTGCCGCAAACACCGCGCCGAAAATGAACGCGCTTATTACAACACCAAAACTTACTACGGAGAAAACCCCAATGAATAA
- a CDS encoding urea amidolyase associated protein UAAP2 encodes MNKQFFTENRVVYRAVVAAGDPWMYEVKAGQYFRIVDLEGNQAVDTLFYNAQDHSERYSATDTIREQGNIYLTTGSVLQSNLINPMLTIVDDTCGRHDTIGGACSAESNTVRYAIEKRSMHSCRDSFLTALGKCSCNHDKPMTKADLSSNINFFMNVPVSPDGHLDFDDGISAPGRYVEMQAHMDVLVLVSNCPQLNNPCNGYNPTPVEMIIWQ; translated from the coding sequence ATGAATAAGCAATTTTTTACCGAAAACAGGGTGGTTTACCGAGCAGTGGTGGCGGCTGGCGATCCGTGGATGTATGAAGTTAAAGCTGGGCAATATTTCCGTATTGTGGATTTAGAAGGCAATCAGGCTGTAGATACCCTGTTTTACAACGCCCAAGACCATTCCGAGCGTTACTCTGCAACCGACACCATTCGCGAACAGGGCAATATTTATTTGACCACGGGTTCGGTGCTGCAATCTAATCTCATCAACCCCATGTTAACCATAGTCGATGACACCTGCGGTCGTCACGACACCATTGGTGGCGCTTGTTCTGCTGAGAGTAACACAGTGCGTTATGCCATTGAAAAACGCTCAATGCATTCCTGTCGCGACTCTTTTTTAACGGCGCTTGGCAAATGCAGCTGTAATCATGATAAACCCATGACCAAAGCAGACCTTTCCAGCAACATAAACTTTTTTATGAATGTGCCTGTGTCACCCGATGGCCATTTAGATTTTGACGATGGCATTTCAGCACCCGGGCGTTATGTCGAAATGCAAGCCCATATGGATGTGTTGGTTTTGGTGAGCAATTGCCCACAACTCAACAATCCGTGTAATGGCTATAACCCAACCCCTGTTGAAATGATTATCTGGCAGTAA
- the uca gene encoding urea carboxylase, with the protein MFKKVLIANRGAIATRIIRTLKKMNIQSVALASDADRASLHVQAADEVIFLKGNAASETYLNVPLILEHAKALGVDAVHPGYGFLSENTSFAEACEAIGITFIGPEPKHIRDFGLKHTARELAIQAQVPLLPGSGLLESIEHAKQEANRIGYPVMLKSTAGGGGIGMQKCDDEKTLADTFEQVARMSQNAFGQNGLFLEKFVVNARHLEIQIFGDGQGKVVSFGERDCSLQRRNQKVVEETPAFGVARSQIAEMEAHAIRLGELVNYKSAGTVEYVYDADTSQYYFLEVNTRLQVEHGITEMVREVDLVQWMVHVAYHSAFPEAVKPAKGHAIEVRVYAEDPFKNFQPSSGKLTGWQMPSNCRIDTWCDRGIEVSSFYDPMLAKIIVTGQDRKSAVQALQAAMSKTRIDGFETNIAFLEALSAAPEFVAAEGLYTQFLNRFTHAPYSVEVLNPGTHSMLVSYPGRVGYWDIGVPPSGPMDALSHRLANRCLNNPEDAATIEMTVSGVSLSFDRDTMICITGADIQPTLDKQPIPQNVAVPVKAGQQLKSKVIKSLGQRAYLAIAGGFDVPDYMRSKTTFSLGKFGGHGGRLLRAGDVLHLSKTQVQTTPNVLPAGLLAKLQNEVEIAVIYGPQGCPDFFTEQDIATFFATQWEVHYNSSRTGIRLIGPKPQWARSSGGEAGLHPSNIHDNPYAIGAIDFTGDMPVILAQDGPSLGGFVCPATIIEAEQWKMGQLRPGDKIRFKPVSTEMAEAALKAQEAALNALDASALLPLSFLAHPTEQSCLAVEVSTDEHEFGYKIRRSGDSHVLLEYGAMELDLALRFRIQVLFERLKTLKTEAKNNQAWSFLEDLTPGIRSLQVHYDPKQISQGEMIKRLVMLEKEIASAKDLTVKSRIVRLPLSWDDPSTKLAIEKYMQSVRPDAPWCPSNIEFIRRINGLDSIEDVKRIVFDAKYLVMGLGDVYLGAPVATPLDPRHRLVTTKYNPARTWTPENAVGIGGAYMCVYGMEGPGGYQFVGRTIQMWNAYHTTEFFPAGKPWLLDFFDQIQFYPVSEAELAQARLDFPLGRFHIDIEETELSLSTYQNFLAEEADSIARFRNTQQAAFEAERLRWEESGQANYESNNAQDEVQSESLGEIPEGFEAVLSPISGSVWKITVKPGDLVKEGDVLAILETMKIEIPIEAETNGVVTEILINETDLVQNGQALCILEVK; encoded by the coding sequence ATGTTTAAAAAAGTGCTCATTGCCAATCGTGGCGCCATCGCCACGCGCATTATCCGTACCTTAAAAAAAATGAACATTCAGTCAGTCGCCCTCGCATCAGACGCCGACCGAGCGTCTTTGCATGTGCAAGCGGCGGATGAAGTTATTTTTTTAAAAGGCAATGCGGCTAGTGAAACCTATTTAAATGTGCCACTGATTTTAGAGCATGCCAAAGCCTTAGGGGTGGATGCTGTGCATCCAGGTTATGGATTCCTCAGCGAAAACACCTCATTTGCCGAAGCCTGTGAAGCCATCGGCATCACCTTTATCGGTCCAGAGCCCAAACACATTCGCGATTTTGGCCTTAAACACACCGCCCGCGAACTCGCCATTCAAGCTCAAGTGCCTTTATTGCCCGGCTCGGGCTTGTTGGAATCGATTGAACATGCCAAACAAGAAGCCAATCGAATTGGTTATCCCGTGATGCTTAAAAGTACCGCTGGCGGCGGTGGCATCGGCATGCAAAAATGTGACGACGAAAAAACCCTTGCCGACACTTTTGAACAGGTCGCCCGCATGAGCCAAAATGCCTTTGGGCAAAACGGCTTATTTTTAGAGAAGTTTGTGGTCAATGCACGCCATCTCGAAATTCAAATTTTTGGTGATGGGCAAGGCAAGGTGGTTTCCTTTGGCGAGCGTGACTGTTCATTACAACGCCGCAATCAAAAGGTGGTGGAAGAAACCCCAGCCTTTGGCGTCGCGCGTTCACAAATTGCCGAAATGGAAGCTCATGCCATTCGTTTGGGCGAGTTGGTCAACTACAAATCCGCCGGAACCGTGGAATATGTTTACGATGCCGACACTTCGCAATACTACTTTTTAGAAGTCAACACGCGTTTACAAGTAGAACACGGCATTACCGAAATGGTGAGAGAGGTTGATTTGGTGCAATGGATGGTGCATGTGGCTTATCACAGTGCTTTCCCAGAAGCTGTCAAGCCAGCCAAAGGTCATGCCATTGAAGTACGCGTCTATGCGGAAGACCCGTTTAAAAACTTCCAACCCAGCTCGGGCAAACTGACCGGTTGGCAAATGCCATCAAATTGTCGAATCGACACCTGGTGCGACCGTGGCATAGAAGTCAGTTCTTTTTATGACCCGATGTTGGCCAAAATCATCGTCACCGGACAAGACCGAAAAAGCGCCGTACAGGCTTTGCAAGCGGCTATGAGCAAAACCCGCATTGATGGATTTGAAACCAATATCGCTTTTTTAGAAGCCCTCAGTGCAGCGCCAGAATTTGTGGCCGCCGAGGGTTTATACACCCAGTTTTTAAACCGTTTTACCCATGCCCCTTACAGTGTTGAAGTACTTAACCCTGGCACCCATTCTATGCTCGTGAGTTATCCAGGGCGCGTGGGCTATTGGGATATAGGTGTACCACCCTCTGGCCCAATGGATGCCCTATCGCATCGTTTGGCCAACCGTTGTTTAAACAACCCTGAAGATGCCGCCACCATTGAAATGACCGTTTCGGGTGTGAGCCTCAGCTTTGACCGTGACACCATGATTTGCATCACCGGCGCAGACATTCAGCCGACTCTAGACAAACAACCCATTCCACAAAATGTTGCTGTGCCGGTTAAAGCCGGGCAACAACTCAAGTCCAAAGTGATTAAATCACTCGGTCAACGCGCTTATTTAGCCATCGCCGGTGGATTTGATGTGCCCGATTATATGCGCAGTAAAACGACTTTTTCTTTGGGCAAGTTTGGCGGACATGGCGGTCGACTATTGCGTGCGGGCGATGTGTTGCATTTAAGTAAAACCCAGGTACAAACCACCCCCAATGTTTTGCCTGCAGGCTTGCTCGCCAAACTGCAAAACGAAGTGGAAATTGCGGTGATTTATGGTCCGCAAGGTTGCCCAGATTTTTTCACCGAGCAGGACATAGCGACCTTTTTCGCCACCCAATGGGAAGTGCATTACAACTCCAGCCGCACGGGGATTCGTTTAATCGGCCCTAAACCCCAATGGGCGAGAAGCTCTGGCGGCGAAGCGGGCTTGCACCCATCTAATATTCACGACAATCCCTATGCCATAGGTGCCATCGACTTTACCGGGGATATGCCTGTTATTCTGGCGCAAGATGGCCCAAGTTTGGGAGGGTTTGTGTGCCCAGCCACCATTATCGAAGCCGAACAATGGAAAATGGGACAACTACGCCCTGGCGATAAAATTCGTTTTAAACCCGTATCAACCGAAATGGCGGAAGCTGCTTTAAAAGCACAAGAAGCCGCGCTGAATGCCTTAGATGCCAGTGCGTTACTGCCGCTTAGTTTTTTAGCGCACCCAACTGAACAATCTTGTTTGGCCGTTGAAGTCTCAACCGATGAGCACGAATTTGGTTATAAAATTCGTCGCTCTGGGGACAGTCATGTGTTGTTGGAATATGGCGCCATGGAATTGGATTTAGCATTGCGCTTTAGAATTCAAGTCTTGTTTGAACGCTTAAAAACCCTTAAAACTGAAGCCAAAAACAACCAGGCCTGGTCATTTTTAGAGGATTTAACGCCAGGAATTCGCTCTTTACAGGTGCATTACGATCCAAAACAAATTTCTCAAGGCGAGATGATAAAACGCTTGGTAATGCTTGAAAAAGAGATTGCATCAGCCAAAGACCTAACGGTTAAAAGCCGCATTGTGCGTTTGCCACTGTCTTGGGATGACCCAAGCACCAAATTAGCCATTGAAAAATATATGCAATCCGTGCGCCCTGATGCGCCTTGGTGTCCAAGTAATATTGAATTCATTCGCCGCATTAACGGGCTTGACTCTATTGAAGATGTGAAGCGCATTGTGTTTGATGCCAAATATTTGGTCATGGGCTTAGGCGATGTTTATCTAGGCGCACCGGTTGCCACGCCTTTAGACCCGCGCCATCGTTTGGTCACCACCAAATACAACCCTGCGCGTACTTGGACGCCTGAAAATGCGGTGGGTATTGGTGGCGCTTATATGTGCGTGTATGGCATGGAAGGCCCAGGCGGTTATCAGTTTGTGGGACGCACCATTCAAATGTGGAATGCTTATCACACCACCGAATTTTTCCCGGCTGGCAAACCTTGGTTATTAGATTTCTTTGACCAAATCCAGTTCTATCCGGTTAGCGAAGCAGAATTGGCGCAAGCGCGCCTAGATTTCCCCTTGGGGCGTTTCCATATAGATATTGAAGAAACTGAATTATCATTGTCAACCTATCAAAATTTCCTTGCCGAAGAAGCCGACAGCATTGCGCGTTTTAGAAACACGCAACAAGCAGCCTTTGAGGCCGAGCGTTTACGCTGGGAAGAAAGTGGGCAAGCCAACTATGAGTCCAACAATGCACAAGATGAAGTGCAAAGCGAATCTTTGGGCGAAATTCCCGAGGGCTTTGAAGCCGTCTTGTCACCCATTAGCGGAAGTGTATGGAAAATCACCGTCAAACCCGGTGACCTTGTCAAAGAAGGCGATGTGCTGGCCATTTTAGAAACCATGAAAATCGAAATTCCCATTGAAGCAGAAACCAATGGTGTGGTCACTGAAATCTTAATCAATGAAACGGATTTGGTACAAAACGGCCAAGCCTTGTGCATTTTGGAGGTCAAATGA
- the atzF gene encoding allophanate hydrolase has translation MNLTLDTLKQAYAAGKITPRSLVKQLLAEAKTYQDHNIFIHLLSEAELEPYLTMLESSHVNSMPLWGVPFVIKDNIDLAGIPTTAACPAFSFVPEKSAFVVQQLINAGAIPLGKSNMDQFATGLVGTRSPYGACHNAFDFDKISGGSSSGSALALALNLCSFSLGTDTAGSGRVPAAFNNLIGLKPSKGLLSTSGLLPAVRSQDVMSIFALNAQDAYQVFEIASTYDKADEYARQELTLTPPAWPAKPVIGIPDKLSFYNDELAKAQFFDTLATLKNLGYEIKEINFEPWIETAKLLYGGAWVAERYTAISEFFDAHESDMDPAVAKIIAGATSLSAQQAYQGNYDLQKAQRLTQAVWQKVDCMLTPTTPTIFDIKAVQADPIKLNSVLGTYTNFMNLLDYAAVALPTGFRTDGLPAGITLFSAAGSDRQLLKLADQLHTEFVNTAGAKQTPLPIAQPEHFNTPHHIPLAVVGAHLTGFPLNGQLIERGAKLLKTTKTAPKYAFYELAGGPILKPGLVKINPESDQKGASIEVEVWSMPKQHLGSFLALIPSPLGLGKVELIDGSQVVGFICEPIGLEGATNISHTGGWRNWMKERNA, from the coding sequence ATGAACCTAACACTCGACACCCTTAAACAAGCCTATGCTGCAGGTAAAATCACGCCACGCAGTCTAGTCAAGCAGCTTTTAGCTGAGGCTAAGACCTATCAAGACCACAATATTTTTATCCACTTGCTCTCAGAGGCAGAACTGGAACCCTATCTCACCATGCTGGAGTCCAGCCATGTCAATTCCATGCCTTTGTGGGGTGTGCCGTTTGTCATCAAAGACAATATTGATTTAGCGGGCATTCCCACCACGGCGGCCTGCCCTGCTTTCAGTTTTGTACCAGAGAAATCCGCGTTTGTGGTGCAGCAACTCATTAATGCCGGCGCCATTCCCTTGGGCAAAAGCAACATGGACCAATTTGCCACAGGTTTGGTGGGCACTCGCTCACCTTATGGCGCGTGCCATAATGCCTTTGATTTTGACAAAATCTCAGGCGGTTCTAGCTCGGGTTCTGCCTTGGCTTTGGCATTAAACTTGTGCAGTTTTTCATTAGGCACCGACACCGCTGGCTCTGGGCGCGTGCCCGCAGCGTTTAATAATTTGATTGGTCTAAAACCTTCAAAAGGTTTGCTCAGCACCAGCGGTTTATTACCCGCGGTGCGTTCGCAAGATGTCATGAGTATTTTCGCCCTCAATGCTCAAGATGCTTATCAAGTATTTGAAATCGCATCCACCTATGACAAAGCCGATGAATACGCTCGCCAAGAACTGACCCTAACCCCTCCTGCTTGGCCGGCCAAACCGGTGATTGGCATTCCAGACAAGCTGAGTTTTTATAATGATGAACTGGCTAAAGCCCAATTTTTTGACACCCTAGCCACCCTTAAAAATCTGGGTTATGAAATCAAAGAAATCAACTTTGAGCCCTGGATAGAAACCGCCAAACTGCTGTATGGTGGAGCTTGGGTTGCGGAGCGTTATACGGCCATCAGCGAGTTTTTTGATGCGCATGAATCCGACATGGATCCTGCCGTTGCCAAAATCATTGCTGGGGCAACCTCTTTAAGCGCCCAACAGGCCTATCAAGGCAATTACGATTTACAAAAAGCCCAGCGTTTAACGCAAGCTGTTTGGCAAAAAGTCGACTGTATGCTCACGCCCACCACGCCGACTATTTTTGATATCAAAGCCGTGCAAGCGGATCCCATTAAGCTTAATTCGGTATTAGGCACTTACACCAATTTTATGAATTTATTGGACTATGCCGCTGTTGCCCTGCCAACGGGCTTTAGAACCGATGGTTTGCCCGCCGGGATTACGCTGTTTTCCGCCGCAGGTTCTGATCGCCAATTGCTTAAACTGGCCGATCAATTACACACCGAATTTGTGAACACTGCTGGCGCCAAACAAACACCTTTGCCTATTGCACAACCAGAACATTTCAACACACCACATCACATTCCCCTCGCCGTAGTGGGGGCACACTTAACGGGCTTTCCGTTAAACGGTCAGCTGATTGAGCGCGGTGCTAAGCTGCTTAAAACCACAAAAACTGCCCCTAAATATGCGTTTTATGAACTGGCTGGTGGCCCCATTTTAAAGCCAGGCCTGGTTAAAATTAACCCAGAAAGTGACCAAAAAGGCGCATCTATAGAAGTGGAAGTTTGGTCAATGCCCAAACAACATTTAGGCAGCTTTTTAGCCTTGATTCCCTCACCGTTAGGTTTGGGCAAAGTAGAATTGATAGATGGTAGCCAAGTAGTCGGTTTTATCTGCGAACCGATTGGATTAGAGGGTGCCACCAACATCAGCCATACAGGTGGCTGGCGCAACTGGATGAAAGAGCGCAACGCTTAG